A genomic stretch from Barnesiella intestinihominis YIT 11860 includes:
- a CDS encoding FimB/Mfa2 family fimbrial subunit, with protein MKKLLLGAISFLVLFSACKDDDNVNSNTTPPEETQLVTPEVRARIADPLNQNPFTGILEIYPCNAETSIYYGNFINGNKTVFNGYYTILDGHVYGEYNRPLHLPLGTYNMVYWGTPKYDDPIYNTPAINSPGITQGVDLSNLYFRLRANTDNTYMPVYDLVHAVKPAQIGKEDLQASLTRVTAGLKIIAKMKQNEVFSPMITNIQARIGGIAEKMNFYTAETENKTKTVKFNLERSTDGTIMSNATVMLFPSAENPPLELIITLEDGSEHKLSKNLSSTLSENTKLTLNIILGEIMSGETPGDFSIEDWNEISETIEFPVIN; from the coding sequence ATGAAAAAACTTTTGTTGGGAGCAATCTCCTTTCTCGTCCTCTTCTCTGCTTGTAAAGACGATGACAATGTAAACAGTAACACCACACCGCCGGAAGAGACTCAACTGGTAACCCCCGAAGTAAGAGCCCGTATCGCCGACCCTCTTAACCAAAACCCGTTTACGGGTATTCTCGAAATTTATCCGTGTAATGCCGAAACTTCCATTTATTACGGGAACTTTATCAACGGAAATAAAACTGTATTCAATGGATACTATACCATATTAGACGGGCATGTATATGGAGAATACAATAGACCGCTCCATCTTCCTCTGGGAACATACAATATGGTATATTGGGGAACTCCGAAATACGATGACCCCATTTATAATACACCGGCCATTAACTCCCCCGGCATAACGCAAGGAGTTGACCTTTCCAATTTATATTTCAGATTAAGGGCCAATACCGATAATACTTACATGCCCGTATATGATTTAGTGCATGCTGTAAAACCGGCACAAATAGGAAAAGAAGATTTACAGGCTTCATTGACGCGTGTAACTGCCGGACTTAAAATAATTGCAAAAATGAAGCAAAACGAAGTTTTCAGCCCTATGATTACAAACATTCAAGCTCGTATCGGAGGTATTGCCGAAAAGATGAACTTCTATACAGCCGAAACTGAAAACAAGACCAAAACAGTAAAATTTAATCTGGAACGTTCTACCGACGGGACAATCATGAGCAACGCTACGGTCATGCTGTTCCCCTCCGCCGAGAATCCTCCTTTGGAACTGATCATTACATTGGAAGACGGTAGCGAACATAAACTCTCCAAAAATTTAAGTTCGACCCTTTCGGAAAACACAAAACTGACTCTCAACATCATTTTGGGAGAAATCATGTCCGGTGAAACGCCCGGCGACTTCTCTATCGAGGACTGGAACGAGATAAGTGAAACTATCGAATTCCCGGTTATAAATTAA
- a CDS encoding glycerophosphoryl diester phosphodiesterase membrane domain-containing protein, whose product MKSLHLSPSGALKKGWELTKKHFIVMLGLVLGYMVLLWVISLLSGADTTTFRYWILYLVNLVLSVWVNAGFAKILLNAYDGEEPSFSVFGELLPKLGGLIGVNVIVAVCYCIPLVLGFIVLFIGAGASAVSFNLADPYSFGHFMGQAFGGVTGILFLVLLLVSFYIALRLMFAVYAYVEDSSIGVMGAVRKSWTMTQGNMWTILLCILMIIVLNLLGLVALIIGVFVTMIITMFMTVAMYRQIKEGEEIVIVEE is encoded by the coding sequence ATGAAATCACTACATCTGTCGCCCTCGGGCGCTCTCAAAAAGGGTTGGGAATTGACCAAGAAGCATTTTATCGTTATGCTCGGTCTGGTTTTGGGTTATATGGTTTTATTGTGGGTCATCAGCTTGCTCAGCGGAGCTGATACAACTACGTTTCGCTATTGGATTTTGTATTTAGTGAATCTGGTTTTGTCTGTGTGGGTCAATGCGGGATTCGCTAAAATTTTATTGAATGCATACGATGGGGAAGAACCTTCGTTCTCTGTATTCGGAGAATTACTCCCGAAATTGGGCGGACTCATAGGGGTGAATGTTATTGTTGCCGTTTGTTATTGTATTCCATTGGTGTTGGGCTTTATCGTTTTGTTTATCGGAGCGGGAGCAAGTGCGGTTTCTTTTAATTTAGCCGATCCTTATTCATTCGGACATTTTATGGGACAGGCATTCGGCGGAGTGACGGGTATTCTGTTTTTGGTGCTGCTTTTGGTGTCTTTTTATATTGCTTTGCGGCTGATGTTCGCCGTTTATGCTTACGTCGAAGATTCTTCTATCGGGGTTATGGGTGCGGTTCGTAAAAGCTGGACGATGACACAGGGAAACATGTGGACTATCCTCCTTTGTATTTTGATGATTATCGTTCTGAATTTATTAGGGCTCGTAGCTTTGATTATAGGTGTATTCGTAACTATGATTATCACTATGTTCATGACGGTAGCTATGTATCGCCAGATTAAAGAGGGTGAGGAAATAGTAATCGTGGAGGAATAA
- a CDS encoding B3/4 domain-containing protein, whose protein sequence is MKTIRIENNFARVCPGLKIGIIGAQVTNTETDPRLWEQIDDEASRIAAAYKIDEINKRPAIQATRKAYRSFGKDPNRYRVSSEALCRRIIRGLGIYRIDTLVDLINLVSVRSGYSIGAFDADRIEGDTLVLGVGKEGEIFRGIGRGVLNIEGLPVYRDDKGGIGTPTSDEERTKITLDTKNLFVIINAYGEEMPLDETIAFTTGLLRQYASAENIRTDIVSVDLFID, encoded by the coding sequence ATGAAAACCATTCGTATCGAAAACAATTTTGCACGGGTCTGCCCCGGCCTGAAAATCGGTATCATCGGAGCACAAGTAACCAACACCGAAACCGATCCTCGTCTGTGGGAACAAATAGACGACGAAGCCTCCCGCATCGCAGCCGCCTACAAAATCGACGAAATAAACAAACGACCCGCTATACAAGCCACACGAAAAGCCTATCGGTCTTTCGGTAAAGACCCCAATCGGTATCGAGTTTCCTCCGAGGCCCTTTGCAGGCGCATTATCAGAGGTCTGGGAATCTATCGCATCGATACGTTGGTCGATCTCATCAATCTGGTCTCTGTCCGTTCGGGATACTCCATCGGGGCTTTCGATGCCGATCGTATCGAAGGAGACACTCTCGTCTTGGGAGTCGGGAAAGAAGGAGAAATCTTCCGAGGTATTGGCCGGGGCGTTCTCAATATCGAAGGGCTCCCGGTTTACCGCGACGATAAAGGAGGTATAGGCACGCCCACCAGCGACGAGGAACGGACTAAAATAACGCTCGACACCAAAAACTTGTTCGTTATAATCAATGCTTATGGCGAAGAAATGCCTCTCGACGAAACCATAGCCTTCACAACGGGGCTGCTACGGCAATACGCTTCTGCCGAGAATATCCGCACAGACATAGTTTCGGTCGACCTTTTCATCGATTAA
- a CDS encoding dicarboxylate/amino acid:cation symporter, producing MKKFRISLLWQVLIAIAAGIALGQFLPVPVARIFVTFNGLFGNFLTFAIPLIIIGLIIPAISDLGKGAGRLLLVTAAIAYGSTIFSGFFTYFSGRAVFPELITESAHTAAIIDNPGNMALKPYFTVEMPAPLDIMTALLLSFCIGLGLSAVKGDTLRMAAADFRDIVSLLITKVIIPLLPLHIFGIFLNMTVSGQVASIISVFVKIIVVIFILHILLLLVQFVLAGIIGRKNPLRLLKNMLPAYATALGTQSSAATIPVTLAQTIKNGVSKNIATFVIPLCATIHLSGSTMKITACAMAIMMMSGMPVNTTDFSGFILMLGITMVAAPGVPGGAIMAALGILEGMLGFDETAQALMIALYIAMDSFGTACNVTGDGAIAVIVDRIDGKKENLMQHS from the coding sequence ATGAAAAAATTTCGGATTTCCCTCCTGTGGCAAGTCCTCATCGCCATAGCGGCAGGTATCGCGCTGGGACAGTTCCTGCCCGTTCCCGTCGCACGTATATTCGTCACCTTCAACGGGCTGTTCGGCAATTTCCTCACCTTTGCCATTCCGCTCATTATCATTGGACTGATTATCCCGGCCATTTCCGATTTGGGGAAAGGCGCGGGACGGTTGTTGCTCGTCACGGCGGCCATCGCCTACGGTTCCACCATATTTTCGGGATTCTTCACCTATTTCAGTGGAAGAGCTGTTTTCCCTGAACTGATTACCGAATCCGCACACACAGCGGCGATAATAGACAACCCCGGTAACATGGCGTTAAAGCCCTATTTTACAGTCGAGATGCCTGCCCCTCTCGACATCATGACCGCCCTGCTGCTCTCTTTCTGTATTGGATTGGGACTATCCGCAGTCAAAGGCGACACCCTGCGAATGGCCGCCGCCGATTTCCGCGACATTGTCTCCTTGCTCATAACAAAAGTCATTATACCGTTATTGCCGCTACACATTTTCGGGATATTTCTCAACATGACGGTTTCGGGACAAGTCGCCTCGATTATCTCTGTTTTTGTCAAAATCATCGTAGTCATATTCATCTTACACATTCTTCTGCTGCTCGTTCAATTCGTCTTAGCCGGTATCATCGGGAGAAAAAATCCGCTGCGATTATTGAAAAATATGCTTCCCGCTTATGCCACCGCGCTCGGCACGCAATCTTCCGCAGCGACCATTCCGGTCACGTTGGCTCAAACCATTAAAAACGGAGTGAGCAAAAACATTGCCACCTTTGTTATTCCTTTATGCGCCACCATACATCTATCGGGTAGCACGATGAAAATCACGGCATGTGCTATGGCGATTATGATGATGAGCGGCATGCCCGTAAATACGACAGATTTCAGTGGGTTCATACTCATGCTCGGCATTACGATGGTCGCAGCGCCCGGAGTCCCCGGCGGAGCTATTATGGCGGCGTTAGGCATACTTGAAGGCATGCTGGGGTTCGACGAAACGGCACAAGCCCTCATGATAGCGCTATATATTGCGATGGATAGCTTCGGAACCGCTTGCAATGTCACGGGCGACGGAGCCATTGCCGTCATTGTCGACCGAATAGATGGGAAAAAAGAAAATCTCATGCAGCATTCCTAA
- a CDS encoding alpha-2-macroglobulin family protein: MKKGIWIIVTALLSLGAIIGANALVSTTNVNTMKKKLSTEEQIKIAPKAAVDSATVALKKALSQQNAPAVIAALVKQSAAQLLIDRDSLPAIIDKTTALADRSGNPVEQSLLRLLTAQMYNLYLDRNYQIRWRDEIDDFSLPVESWSKNMFTEKIDTLLAQATAPAEALQNTLVESYREALSIGTDSLFRPTLYDFVLNEAIEIYEGMDEYSRIQPLVRQKLLSPAKEFTTAVSSGKTVKDNRILQLYADALKFHAADELSAPFMMWDLNRLEYLGENIYFYDESSAYYDYIGQLKTILDAYRAKPYSVEIATVLVSKLRESGKYDDAKQALDICDRWIKDFPKYRRINALKNQRNGLTGKEASFNLPNISYPGQTDSVELSFRNVDTLTVNIYRQPDTLSFYAREQYRPQQNDWDRSNCVYTHKYGLNRPLSLIPDKKKIAFPHLAPGYYVVEILIDGKPGSSTVNYTVSGIKTIVRSAGEKSVELLAVDAQTGKPIQNADVTVYTAKNRSYEQVKETSRLKTDKNGLCIIDTNDTRYYAFAQISTPTDGYSPLADLSYTGYWDRYDKEKKTALFSDRSLYRPGQTVYFSGIRYVNNTEESRVIPREKCTVRFIDPSSRTLSTLEVTTDEYGQFNGSFVVPQGNMLGNYTIQVDGSWANALSISVAEYKLPMFKVEFDPVKEGTSFGKPLTIKGSAVSYSGVPQDGAEVEYTISRRTNPFFRLYLPHEQIASGSSVVDKAGNFAITFTPKRESSEENINKEQAYIYTVTATITAPTGETVEQSVSVQVGDSPYFISISAPQYIDKYKSAGQIKAEIHTLNGQTIQRACRLVFYSLYDSDEENLDSLKIKMQVGEVLIAADGTAVYPDFTKWQSGPYRIVAFSDDETGRIIRNETNFVLYSDKDKRPPRFAGLWLPRTELTAEVGETVKIPIGSSFKNAYVFYSVYTPDSLIETKMIKLDNRCKTIDFKFDDSFGGLATISLLTIKEGEMTTAQATIRTAAPDKKLDIKTSSFRDKLLPGSLENWTFSITDSKGNPVSARFMTEMFDASMQAIRTHRWNFNVPTPIPSLRISTIPRTEYTHNYSIRVYDFAESSYCPIESSTEFLNFGLLWYGKARPLMARSAAQSEGYDIADFREVIGEQPVLEESVVTELSSARKEVAVENEAISIADVAGTEESAADSYRTSEVGTAFFYPTLMSDSLGNVSVSFTVPNENATWQFYALAYTSDLFTGRYEAQTISSKPLMVSPNLPRFVRQGDEVTVSTAIQNRTDKVQEGTILFELFDPYTEKISDSRKFAFIVDAGESRTVDYSFSVPEGIEVLGFRTKASTLQHSDGEQQILPVLPAKVLVTDSKPFYIPGGKHSTSITWSGMDKKMKSPTVENYRMVLQYCDNPVWYAVQALPPLADLTGDDAISAMASLFSNSVAVMLANSNPRIAQAIESWKATGGKNLSSLLAQNEELKQVLLSATPWVLEADNQTERMQQLSTLFDKNRAERLTREAILKLHNLQTTEGGWSWFSGMKTNFLVSINTLEGFSRLRKLGIPLDESEIKEMQISAVAYLDKMIVNQKKKNPDKNLSYEDICYLYVRSSYRDIPLAGETLDLHKKMVEKLRYWVNLSTIEKAYAATALYRYGFVEDAKDILKSLRQYAVSQPAKGMYWPNNRSHYYYNNSAVQEQCALFNAFSEIEPVTSELDAMRQWLLSQKQTNDWGAVPSTLEAIYALLEGGTDWLAPDENKTSIVWGGQEMKNSPEEPFLGLTEYTLSGNEISAAAAKAVISTDHEQPSWGAMYWQYYDDVKNVTSASVEDLALSRQIVVRQQGVQSATYVPLNRVTLKTGDRIAIRLTISVGRDMQFVCLTDSRAACFEPTEQLSGYKCRERICYYEEVKNTETRFYFDFLPKGTYVISYELDVDRPGEYTQGLSTIQCLYAPQIIARTPAQTIIIK, encoded by the coding sequence ATGAAAAAAGGAATATGGATCATCGTGACAGCCCTCCTTTCGTTAGGGGCCATCATCGGGGCAAATGCTCTGGTAAGCACGACAAACGTAAATACTATGAAGAAAAAATTATCGACCGAAGAACAAATCAAGATTGCACCGAAAGCGGCCGTCGACTCGGCAACGGTCGCTTTGAAAAAAGCACTGTCCCAACAAAATGCTCCGGCTGTAATCGCCGCACTTGTCAAACAATCTGCGGCACAACTCCTCATCGACAGAGACAGCCTTCCGGCGATTATCGATAAGACAACCGCTCTCGCCGATCGTTCCGGGAACCCTGTCGAACAAAGTTTGCTACGGCTGTTAACAGCTCAGATGTACAATCTCTATCTCGACAGAAATTACCAGATACGCTGGCGGGACGAAATCGACGATTTCTCGTTACCCGTCGAGTCTTGGAGCAAAAACATGTTTACCGAAAAAATAGATACGCTCCTCGCACAAGCCACGGCCCCGGCCGAAGCCTTACAAAACACGCTGGTCGAGAGTTACCGAGAGGCGCTTTCCATAGGAACCGACTCGCTCTTCCGCCCTACACTTTACGACTTCGTGCTGAACGAAGCCATAGAAATATACGAGGGAATGGACGAATATAGCAGAATACAACCGCTTGTCCGCCAAAAACTTCTTTCCCCGGCAAAAGAATTTACAACCGCTGTATCTTCTGGCAAAACGGTCAAGGACAATCGCATTTTGCAACTCTACGCCGATGCCTTGAAATTCCATGCCGCCGATGAACTATCCGCTCCATTTATGATGTGGGATCTGAATCGGCTCGAATACCTCGGCGAAAATATCTATTTTTACGATGAAAGTTCGGCCTATTACGACTACATCGGTCAATTAAAAACGATTCTGGACGCTTACCGGGCGAAACCCTACTCGGTCGAAATCGCCACCGTTCTGGTCTCGAAACTACGGGAATCCGGGAAATACGACGACGCCAAACAAGCCCTCGACATTTGCGACCGATGGATAAAAGACTTTCCGAAATATCGCCGAATAAACGCACTCAAAAATCAACGCAACGGACTCACCGGGAAAGAAGCATCTTTCAATCTGCCCAACATCTCTTATCCGGGTCAAACAGATAGCGTAGAACTCTCATTCCGCAACGTCGATACACTCACCGTAAATATCTATCGGCAACCCGACACGCTGTCGTTCTATGCCAGAGAACAATACCGGCCGCAACAAAACGACTGGGATCGCAGTAACTGCGTTTATACCCACAAATACGGACTGAACCGGCCACTCTCTTTGATTCCCGACAAAAAAAAGATCGCCTTTCCCCATCTTGCTCCCGGATACTACGTCGTGGAAATACTCATCGACGGGAAACCCGGTAGTTCGACTGTAAACTACACGGTATCGGGCATAAAAACCATTGTCCGCAGTGCAGGTGAAAAAAGCGTGGAACTGCTCGCTGTCGATGCCCAAACCGGTAAACCCATACAAAATGCCGATGTCACGGTTTATACAGCAAAAAACAGAAGCTATGAGCAAGTCAAAGAGACAAGCCGGCTCAAAACCGATAAGAATGGACTCTGTATAATCGACACGAACGATACCCGATATTATGCGTTCGCCCAAATATCCACTCCGACAGACGGTTATTCACCTCTTGCAGACTTATCTTACACAGGCTATTGGGACCGATACGACAAAGAGAAAAAGACCGCTCTTTTCTCCGATCGCTCGCTCTATCGTCCGGGGCAGACTGTCTATTTCTCGGGAATACGATACGTCAACAATACGGAAGAAAGTCGCGTGATACCTCGTGAGAAATGTACGGTACGATTCATCGATCCTTCTTCACGGACACTGTCCACTCTCGAAGTGACCACCGATGAATACGGACAGTTCAACGGCTCGTTCGTAGTACCGCAAGGTAACATGCTTGGGAATTATACCATACAAGTCGATGGGTCTTGGGCCAATGCGCTCAGCATTTCGGTAGCCGAATACAAGTTACCGATGTTCAAGGTCGAATTCGACCCCGTAAAAGAGGGAACGAGTTTTGGGAAACCGCTCACGATAAAAGGTAGCGCAGTCAGTTACAGCGGAGTTCCACAAGACGGGGCAGAAGTCGAATACACGATTTCCCGCCGAACGAACCCGTTCTTCCGGCTTTATCTCCCCCATGAACAAATCGCTTCTGGTTCCTCGGTAGTTGACAAAGCGGGTAACTTTGCCATCACGTTCACCCCGAAACGAGAGTCTTCGGAAGAAAATATCAATAAGGAACAAGCCTATATCTACACCGTCACAGCGACCATAACCGCACCTACGGGCGAAACGGTAGAGCAATCCGTTTCGGTACAAGTGGGCGATTCCCCCTATTTCATTTCTATTTCCGCACCGCAATACATCGACAAATATAAATCGGCAGGACAAATCAAGGCCGAAATTCATACGCTCAACGGACAGACCATACAACGGGCCTGCCGCCTCGTATTCTATTCATTATACGACTCCGACGAAGAAAATCTCGACAGCCTCAAAATAAAAATGCAAGTCGGCGAAGTTCTCATCGCAGCCGACGGGACAGCTGTCTATCCCGATTTTACCAAATGGCAATCGGGGCCCTACCGTATCGTGGCATTTAGCGACGATGAAACAGGGCGTATCATTCGCAATGAAACTAATTTCGTGCTGTACAGCGATAAAGACAAACGGCCTCCCCGCTTTGCCGGATTATGGCTTCCCCGCACCGAACTGACCGCCGAAGTAGGCGAAACGGTAAAAATTCCCATAGGAAGCTCTTTCAAAAATGCCTATGTCTTTTATTCCGTTTATACACCCGACAGCTTGATCGAAACCAAAATGATAAAGCTCGACAATCGCTGCAAAACAATCGATTTCAAATTCGACGATTCTTTCGGCGGATTGGCGACGATCAGTCTGCTCACGATCAAAGAAGGGGAAATGACAACCGCCCAAGCGACTATACGCACGGCCGCTCCCGATAAAAAACTCGACATCAAGACCTCCTCTTTCAGGGATAAATTGCTACCCGGCAGCCTTGAAAACTGGACCTTCTCGATAACCGATTCCAAAGGGAATCCCGTGAGCGCACGATTCATGACCGAGATGTTCGACGCTTCCATGCAGGCCATTCGCACCCATCGCTGGAATTTCAATGTGCCGACACCGATCCCCTCATTGCGTATCTCCACCATTCCCCGAACAGAATATACCCACAATTACTCGATTCGTGTCTACGACTTTGCTGAGTCCTCCTATTGTCCGATCGAAAGCTCCACCGAGTTTCTCAACTTCGGATTGCTGTGGTACGGTAAAGCAAGGCCTCTGATGGCACGAAGCGCGGCACAAAGCGAGGGATACGATATTGCAGATTTCCGTGAAGTAATTGGAGAACAACCGGTATTGGAAGAAAGTGTCGTAACGGAACTAAGTTCAGCCCGAAAAGAAGTTGCTGTCGAAAATGAGGCTATTTCTATCGCCGATGTCGCCGGGACAGAAGAATCTGCTGCCGACTCCTATCGCACAAGCGAGGTAGGTACGGCATTCTTCTATCCCACCCTGATGTCCGATTCTCTCGGCAACGTCTCCGTTTCCTTCACTGTACCCAATGAAAATGCGACTTGGCAATTCTATGCGCTGGCATACACAAGCGACCTTTTCACGGGACGATACGAAGCACAAACCATATCGAGTAAACCGCTTATGGTATCGCCCAATCTGCCGCGATTTGTCAGACAGGGAGACGAAGTCACCGTATCGACAGCCATACAAAACCGCACGGACAAGGTGCAGGAAGGAACCATTCTTTTCGAATTGTTCGATCCTTATACCGAGAAAATCTCCGACTCTCGAAAATTCGCCTTCATCGTCGATGCCGGAGAAAGCCGCACGGTCGATTACAGCTTCTCCGTTCCCGAAGGAATCGAAGTATTAGGCTTCCGCACAAAAGCATCCACCCTGCAACACAGCGATGGAGAACAACAGATACTGCCCGTATTGCCCGCAAAAGTGCTGGTAACCGACAGTAAGCCGTTCTATATCCCCGGAGGCAAACACTCGACCTCGATCACATGGTCCGGCATGGACAAAAAAATGAAATCACCGACGGTAGAAAACTATCGCATGGTTCTGCAATATTGTGATAATCCGGTGTGGTATGCGGTACAAGCCCTGCCGCCGTTGGCCGATTTAACCGGCGATGATGCGATTTCGGCAATGGCTTCGCTCTTCTCCAACAGCGTGGCAGTAATGCTCGCGAACTCCAACCCCCGCATTGCACAAGCCATCGAATCATGGAAAGCCACGGGAGGAAAGAATCTCTCGTCGCTGTTGGCTCAAAACGAAGAACTGAAACAAGTATTGCTCTCGGCCACCCCGTGGGTATTGGAGGCAGACAACCAAACCGAACGAATGCAACAGTTGTCCACGCTCTTCGACAAAAACCGGGCGGAACGACTCACCCGAGAGGCGATACTCAAACTCCACAATCTGCAAACTACCGAAGGCGGTTGGAGCTGGTTTAGTGGTATGAAAACTAATTTCTTAGTTTCTATAAATACATTGGAAGGCTTTTCGAGACTGCGAAAATTAGGTATTCCTCTTGATGAAAGTGAAATAAAAGAAATGCAAATTTCTGCCGTCGCATACCTCGACAAAATGATTGTAAATCAGAAAAAAAAGAACCCAGATAAAAACCTCTCTTATGAGGATATCTGCTACCTCTATGTACGCTCTTCATACAGAGATATACCTTTGGCCGGGGAAACCCTCGACCTGCATAAAAAGATGGTCGAAAAACTAAGATATTGGGTCAACCTCTCTACGATAGAAAAAGCCTATGCCGCCACAGCCCTTTATAGATATGGCTTTGTCGAAGACGCAAAAGACATCTTGAAGTCCCTGCGGCAATATGCCGTCAGTCAGCCAGCCAAAGGCATGTACTGGCCCAACAATCGCTCTCATTATTACTACAACAACAGTGCTGTACAAGAACAATGTGCCCTATTCAACGCATTCTCCGAAATCGAGCCCGTAACCTCCGAACTGGATGCCATGCGGCAATGGCTGCTCTCCCAAAAACAAACCAACGACTGGGGAGCCGTACCCTCTACGCTCGAAGCCATATACGCTCTGCTCGAAGGCGGAACAGACTGGCTTGCTCCCGACGAGAATAAAACATCGATCGTTTGGGGGGGACAGGAAATGAAAAACAGTCCCGAAGAACCTTTTTTGGGACTGACGGAATACACATTGTCCGGTAACGAAATCTCTGCGGCTGCCGCCAAAGCTGTTATTTCCACCGATCATGAACAACCCTCGTGGGGCGCAATGTACTGGCAATACTACGACGATGTCAAAAACGTAACTTCCGCATCGGTCGAAGACCTCGCGCTCTCACGGCAAATCGTGGTAAGACAACAAGGAGTGCAATCGGCGACCTATGTACCGCTCAACCGCGTCACGCTCAAAACAGGCGATCGCATAGCCATACGGCTCACCATCTCCGTCGGACGAGATATGCAATTCGTATGCCTCACCGATTCGAGAGCGGCTTGTTTCGAACCGACAGAACAACTTTCGGGATATAAATGCAGGGAACGTATCTGTTATTACGAAGAAGTAAAAAATACCGAAACTCGGTTCTATTTCGACTTCTTACCGAAAGGGACCTATGTTATCTCCTATGAGCTCGATGTCGACCGACCCGGAGAATATACACAAGGACTATCCACGATACAATGTCTGTATGCTCCGCAAATAATTGCGAGAACACCGGCACAAACGATCATAATCAAATAA